The following proteins are encoded in a genomic region of Sorangiineae bacterium MSr12523:
- the hemA gene encoding glutamyl-tRNA reductase — protein sequence MTSILVLGLSHRTAPVDVRERFAANSDALPQVLARLSARPELRETLFLSTCNRVEVFSNAAGDPSTGRKRAMAAIREVLAEYAGVTPSDLAPYLYEKHGEDAVRHIFRVTASLDSMVLGEPQILGQVKDAYDAALAAGTLGHLLGRCVHRAFTVAKRVRSETALGAGLVSISSVAVDLARRIFGDLAGHTVLLVGAGEMAEAAAKSLGKGGKGIRVVNRTLANAQALATSVGGTAAPWSALEEELVGADVVVTSTGATNYVITADMVRRVRRARKGRTLFFIDIAVPRNVDPNVHGLDNVYVFNVDDLQEQVAEGLKSRQKEVSLAEGIVNAELSDYVTWARSLDVQPAVVALRAKTRAVLLGELERTLAGRLKHLGEGDRAALEQMMESAVNKLLHAPTTRLKAGAANGPESEEHVKALKHLFDLPEMPRITEETRGRMPRDEHHETADDDERVPH from the coding sequence GTGACGTCGATTCTCGTTCTTGGACTCTCGCATCGAACCGCACCTGTGGACGTGCGCGAGCGTTTTGCCGCCAACTCGGATGCCTTGCCGCAGGTGCTTGCGCGCCTATCGGCCCGTCCCGAGCTTCGAGAAACGCTGTTTCTCTCGACGTGCAACCGGGTCGAGGTTTTTTCCAACGCCGCAGGCGACCCTTCGACCGGACGCAAACGGGCGATGGCTGCGATTCGCGAGGTACTGGCGGAATACGCCGGTGTTACCCCGTCGGATCTCGCCCCCTACCTTTACGAGAAGCACGGCGAGGATGCGGTGCGCCACATCTTCCGCGTCACCGCCAGCCTCGATTCAATGGTCCTGGGCGAGCCGCAGATCCTCGGCCAGGTGAAGGACGCGTACGACGCCGCGTTGGCCGCGGGCACGTTGGGGCACCTGCTCGGGCGATGCGTGCATCGCGCCTTTACGGTGGCCAAGCGTGTGCGCAGCGAGACGGCCCTCGGGGCCGGGTTGGTCAGCATCAGCAGCGTGGCGGTGGATCTCGCGCGCCGGATCTTCGGCGATCTCGCGGGGCATACCGTGCTGCTCGTGGGCGCGGGCGAAATGGCGGAAGCCGCGGCGAAAAGCCTTGGAAAAGGCGGCAAAGGGATCCGCGTGGTGAACCGCACCTTGGCCAATGCGCAGGCCCTCGCGACGAGCGTCGGGGGGACGGCCGCTCCGTGGAGCGCGCTCGAGGAAGAATTGGTCGGCGCGGACGTGGTGGTCACCAGCACTGGAGCGACCAACTACGTGATCACGGCCGATATGGTCCGACGCGTGCGCCGGGCTCGCAAAGGCCGCACGCTGTTTTTCATCGATATTGCGGTTCCGCGCAACGTGGACCCGAACGTGCATGGCTTGGACAACGTGTACGTCTTCAATGTCGACGATCTTCAGGAGCAAGTCGCGGAAGGCCTCAAGTCGCGCCAGAAAGAGGTGTCGCTGGCCGAAGGTATCGTCAACGCGGAGCTGTCGGATTACGTCACATGGGCGAGAAGCCTCGATGTGCAACCGGCGGTGGTGGCGCTGCGAGCCAAGACGCGGGCGGTGCTGTTGGGTGAGCTCGAACGGACCTTGGCCGGGCGGCTGAAGCACCTGGGCGAGGGCGATCGAGCAGCACTCGAGCAGATGATGGAAAGCGCGGTGAACAAGCTGCTGCACGCGCCCACGACGCGGCTCAAAGCGGGAGCCGCGAATGGCCCGGAGAGCGAAGAGCACGTGAAGGCGCTCAAACATCTGTTCGATCTTCCCGAGATGCCGCGCATCACGGAAGAGACGCGGGGGCGCATGCCGCGCGACGAGCATCACGAAACGGCGGATGACGACGAGCGCGTCCCGCATTA
- a CDS encoding cytochrome c biogenesis protein has translation MAIASDFFFVLTAASYLVATVLFIRYLAGAHGSRMDEMVTSAPQFVLVGALLHAGHILLSSLVLNMWPVEEMHFGMSLLSMLACAVYLVARRRYRIDGLGALVSPLALTFLLASRIAAIGSQEPTARIRSAILPLHVTVNLLGEALFTLAFCAAVAYLVQENRLKTKRVGGLFQRLPPLDALDKAEHVFLMSGFPLLTIGILTGTVWARRMEATGSAEMARAAFSYLTWILFASVLVLRAVAGWRGRRAAYGTIAGFGFAVLVLLIYLLRGPLPVHDLQAFSGI, from the coding sequence ATGGCCATCGCGTCCGACTTTTTCTTCGTCCTCACAGCGGCGAGCTACCTCGTGGCAACGGTGCTCTTCATCCGTTACCTCGCGGGCGCGCATGGCAGCCGCATGGACGAGATGGTGACGTCGGCGCCGCAGTTCGTGCTCGTGGGGGCGCTGCTGCACGCAGGGCATATCCTGCTTTCGTCGCTGGTTCTCAACATGTGGCCGGTCGAAGAGATGCACTTCGGCATGAGCCTCCTCTCGATGCTCGCGTGCGCGGTGTACTTGGTCGCCCGCCGTCGGTACCGCATCGATGGACTCGGGGCTCTGGTGTCGCCGTTGGCGCTGACGTTCTTGCTCGCATCGCGCATCGCCGCCATCGGGAGCCAGGAGCCCACGGCGCGGATCCGCAGCGCGATTTTGCCTCTGCACGTCACGGTGAACTTGCTGGGAGAAGCTTTGTTCACGCTGGCCTTTTGCGCAGCGGTTGCGTACCTCGTGCAGGAAAATCGACTCAAGACGAAGCGGGTGGGCGGCCTCTTTCAGCGCCTGCCGCCGCTCGATGCCCTCGACAAGGCCGAGCATGTGTTCCTCATGTCGGGCTTTCCGCTGCTGACCATTGGGATCCTCACGGGAACCGTGTGGGCACGTCGCATGGAGGCCACGGGCTCCGCGGAGATGGCGCGGGCCGCGTTCAGTTATCTCACCTGGATCTTGTTTGCCTCAGTGCTGGTACTTCGGGCGGTCGCCGGTTGGCGCGGTCGGCGGGCGGCCTACGGCACGATCGCAGGGTTTGGCTTCGCCGTTCTCGTGCTTCTCATCTACCTCCTCCGAGGGCCGTTGCCGGTCCACGATTTGCAGGCTTTCTCCGGGATCTAA
- the pssA gene encoding CDP-diacylglycerol--serine O-phosphatidyltransferase → MVAPRRKLDLRKTLFLLPNMITLSSIFCGFDSIRISARAGADGDDFYRASILLVFALFFDLLDGRVARLTKTQSAFGLQIDSLADVISFAVAPAILVYNWSLYQKGTLGLVVAFAFVAGGAVRLARFNVLTMGEGGKPTKPGKYVVGLVVPGAAGILISLVVANHAVEGALSGPKYVWAIMVLTLFLTFLMVSTIKFRSFKDLRFNARSVALVAFAVGSSVVVSLRYKPAFVLIWLLSFYVAIGFFEMFLSLPKRRRERAKARASAPPTT, encoded by the coding sequence ATGGTTGCGCCCCGCCGAAAGCTCGATCTCAGGAAGACCCTCTTCCTCCTCCCCAACATGATCACGCTTTCGAGCATTTTTTGCGGATTCGATTCCATTCGAATCAGCGCACGTGCTGGGGCGGACGGGGACGATTTCTACCGCGCGTCCATTCTTCTGGTCTTCGCGCTGTTCTTCGACCTGCTCGACGGCCGCGTCGCACGGCTCACCAAGACGCAGAGTGCATTCGGTCTGCAGATCGATTCGCTGGCGGACGTCATCTCGTTCGCGGTTGCGCCTGCCATTCTCGTCTACAACTGGTCGCTCTATCAGAAGGGCACGCTCGGGCTCGTGGTGGCCTTTGCGTTCGTGGCCGGCGGTGCCGTCCGGCTGGCGCGCTTCAACGTGCTCACCATGGGTGAGGGCGGCAAACCGACGAAGCCGGGCAAGTACGTCGTGGGCCTGGTGGTGCCGGGTGCGGCGGGCATTTTGATTTCGCTGGTGGTGGCCAACCACGCCGTGGAGGGCGCGCTTTCGGGGCCCAAGTACGTGTGGGCCATCATGGTGCTCACGCTGTTTTTGACCTTCCTGATGGTGTCGACCATCAAGTTCCGCTCGTTCAAGGACCTGCGGTTCAACGCGCGTTCGGTGGCGCTGGTGGCGTTTGCCGTGGGCTCCAGCGTGGTGGTCTCGCTGCGCTACAAGCCGGCGTTCGTGCTCATCTGGTTGCTCTCGTTCTACGTGGCCATCGGCTTCTTCGAGATGTTCCTCTCGTTGCCGAAGCGCCGCCGCGAGCGCGCCAAGGCCCGTGCGAGCGCGCCGCCGACGACGTAA
- a CDS encoding HEAT repeat domain-containing protein: MLDEIHYYRERARQAAARGNYDDAILALITIAQQTQISENEYVSILRPLEAAMSKRGDARSALTVQWYLSQSERSQSERSGRGIDGGLGYDLRLLQEVPHVDRARTMAAAGDVAAAGREMEEAGLVAAAAIYREKAGQWQEARALWSRLSQVLRGPRGAGGAAPERGMRNADAYHAALAQFNLARCAKQCNDAGQARDAIVAAVRLLEEAADHFESVGQRERAFDCFQVLVQIGREGGMFENILEGYVNCIRILREDHLKYFALQYFEDALSVAKEHKEYSAAATLAREAAEYARALSLHSASTYYTTVQAELWHDVAVQQIERGGPPEIAENALLAAIVSLGELGQFVRVGALYEELSRMDLEPVRKAHYARAAGRYAGVRDEMLNAAQLPSHLRQDNHVTEVWHLDLVEWEQQGSAAEACADLLLNPALPDLIRRKALLTRLTAFAVEPVPTSGAIMSDGPSDAAATNARVRLCEQLSQLQMYAVLSPLERLFTRPERQVRVAVMTAMQSLFFKRSFVTVRAGLTDPDPAVVEHAARAVESLYFPHAFDPLARIVRESSQAPIRAAALRALAHVDSREAAEFLLGILEHGAPIDRHATLEGLKRTRGARFVELARASITSSPPDVQHALREILRARGIAA; the protein is encoded by the coding sequence ATGCTGGACGAGATTCATTACTACCGGGAGCGGGCGCGTCAGGCGGCTGCCCGCGGAAACTATGACGATGCGATTCTGGCGCTGATCACCATCGCGCAGCAGACGCAAATCTCCGAAAACGAGTACGTCTCCATCCTGCGGCCCCTGGAAGCCGCCATGTCGAAGCGCGGCGATGCGCGCAGTGCGCTGACGGTGCAGTGGTACCTGTCGCAGTCCGAGCGATCGCAGTCCGAGCGCAGCGGTCGCGGAATCGATGGCGGGCTCGGTTACGATTTGCGCCTGCTGCAAGAGGTGCCGCACGTCGATCGGGCGCGCACCATGGCCGCCGCCGGCGATGTGGCAGCGGCGGGGCGCGAGATGGAAGAGGCGGGGCTCGTGGCCGCGGCAGCCATTTACCGCGAAAAGGCGGGGCAGTGGCAGGAAGCGCGCGCACTCTGGTCGCGCCTCTCGCAAGTGCTGCGTGGTCCGCGCGGGGCCGGCGGAGCTGCACCCGAGCGAGGCATGCGCAATGCGGACGCGTACCATGCGGCGCTCGCGCAGTTCAACCTCGCGCGGTGCGCGAAGCAATGCAACGACGCCGGACAAGCGCGCGATGCCATCGTGGCCGCGGTGCGCTTGCTGGAAGAAGCCGCGGACCACTTCGAATCGGTGGGACAGCGCGAGCGGGCCTTCGACTGCTTCCAGGTGCTCGTTCAAATCGGGCGCGAAGGAGGCATGTTCGAGAACATCCTCGAGGGCTACGTCAACTGCATCCGCATCCTGCGCGAAGATCACCTGAAGTACTTCGCGCTGCAGTACTTCGAGGATGCGCTCTCCGTCGCCAAAGAGCACAAGGAGTACTCGGCTGCGGCCACGCTCGCGCGCGAGGCCGCCGAGTATGCGCGCGCGCTGTCCTTGCACTCGGCGAGCACGTACTACACGACGGTGCAGGCGGAGCTGTGGCACGACGTGGCCGTGCAGCAGATCGAGCGTGGCGGCCCGCCCGAAATCGCCGAAAATGCGCTGCTCGCGGCCATCGTTTCTCTGGGTGAGCTCGGGCAATTCGTTCGCGTCGGGGCGTTGTACGAAGAGCTGAGTCGCATGGACCTGGAGCCGGTGCGCAAGGCGCATTATGCGCGCGCGGCGGGGCGCTATGCCGGGGTGCGCGACGAGATGCTCAATGCGGCGCAACTTCCCTCCCATCTGCGACAGGACAACCACGTCACCGAAGTGTGGCACCTCGATCTCGTGGAGTGGGAGCAGCAGGGGAGCGCCGCGGAGGCTTGCGCGGACCTCTTGCTCAACCCTGCCCTGCCCGACTTGATCCGGCGCAAAGCGCTGCTCACGCGCCTCACGGCGTTTGCCGTCGAGCCGGTGCCGACGAGCGGTGCCATCATGAGCGATGGGCCGAGCGATGCCGCGGCAACGAATGCGCGCGTACGGCTGTGCGAGCAGCTTTCGCAACTGCAGATGTACGCGGTGCTGTCACCGCTCGAGCGGCTCTTCACGCGGCCGGAGCGTCAGGTTCGCGTGGCGGTGATGACCGCGATGCAATCGCTGTTCTTCAAGCGGAGCTTCGTCACCGTTCGCGCGGGGCTCACCGATCCGGATCCTGCCGTGGTCGAACATGCGGCACGTGCGGTGGAGTCGCTCTATTTCCCGCATGCGTTCGACCCGCTCGCGCGCATCGTGCGGGAGTCATCGCAAGCGCCCATTCGTGCGGCTGCGCTGCGTGCGCTCGCCCACGTCGATTCACGTGAAGCCGCGGAGTTCCTTTTGGGCATCCTAGAGCACGGCGCGCCGATCGATCGGCATGCCACGTTGGAAGGGCTCAAGCGCACGCGCGGCGCGCGATTCGTAGAGCTTGCGCGTGCATCCATTACTTCGAGCCCGCCCGACGTACAGCATGCGCTGCGCGAGATTTTGCGCGCGCGCGGTATCGCAGCTTGA
- a CDS encoding FAD-dependent oxidoreductase: MPLPPTFEVRLTEKRQLSPAVRELTFERQDGAPFAFEAGQWISLILPREDGEIRRSYSIASPPTTTSSFQLAITHVQGGPGSTYLHDLTPGSTLRAVGPQGFFTRPLDKTGPSLFVATGTGVTPLRSMMHAAKAAGHTLPMWLVFGVRHEDDILYRDEFEALAREHTNIRFEPTLSRGSEMWGGRRGYVQTHIPELWSELAGLGLGVPHTYICGLKRMVSTVRDLLRKELNATREQVHSERYD; encoded by the coding sequence GTGCCGCTACCGCCGACCTTCGAAGTTCGCCTGACCGAAAAGCGCCAGCTCTCGCCGGCCGTTCGTGAGCTCACCTTCGAGCGCCAAGATGGGGCGCCCTTCGCGTTCGAGGCCGGTCAGTGGATCAGTCTGATCCTGCCACGTGAGGATGGCGAAATCCGACGCAGCTATTCGATCGCGTCGCCACCGACGACGACGTCGAGCTTCCAACTCGCCATCACCCACGTGCAAGGCGGTCCTGGCTCCACGTACCTCCACGACCTCACGCCCGGCTCGACGCTCCGAGCGGTGGGGCCGCAGGGCTTCTTCACCCGGCCGCTCGACAAGACCGGGCCGTCGCTGTTCGTGGCCACGGGAACCGGCGTCACGCCGCTGCGAAGCATGATGCACGCTGCGAAAGCGGCAGGGCACACGTTGCCGATGTGGCTCGTGTTCGGCGTGCGGCACGAGGACGACATTCTCTACCGCGACGAGTTCGAAGCATTGGCCCGTGAGCACACAAATATCCGCTTCGAACCGACACTTTCGCGCGGAAGCGAGATGTGGGGCGGACGTCGCGGTTACGTGCAGACGCACATCCCGGAGCTTTGGAGCGAGCTTGCGGGCCTGGGTCTCGGCGTACCGCACACGTACATCTGTGGCCTGAAGCGAATGGTCAGCACCGTCCGCGATCTGTTGCGCAAAGAGCTGAACGCCACCCGCGAACAGGTTCATTCGGAGCGGTACGATTAG